CGTCGAAGATCAGCTGCAGCGTGCTGTACGGACGCTGCGCCCGGGGCTGCCCGTACACGGTGGCCAGCAGCCGGGGCGGACCCGCGGCAGTCAGGCCGGTCTCTTCCCGGCACTCGCGCATCACCGCGTCCCAGGGCCGCTCGCCCAGATCCATCGCGCCGCCGATCATGTGCCAGGGGTGGCCGGGGGAGTAGACGGAATGCAATTGCAGGGGCCGGTCGTCCTCGTCGGTGACGTAGAGGCACACGAACGCGGCCGCCCGGGGCAGTGCGTCGGCGTACTGCTGCGGCGGCACCCACGTCGGCACCGGCTGCTCACCGGGCGCTCCAACGGCGGGTGGGCGGTGGCGGGTCATCCGCATCAGTGCCGGGTTGCCGCTGAAGCCGAGCTCCCGGTACAGGGGCGCGGCCTCCGGGCTGGTGTGCAGCTCGAACAGGGTGACGTCCTCGACGTCGGCGAGGTGGTCCAGGAGTGTGGAAACGACGGCCCGGGCATAGCCGCGGCGCCGATGGTTCGGGTGCGTGGCGACCATCTGCACGCGGCCGGCCCGGCCTCGGGGGTAGGCCGGGGCCGGGAG
This portion of the Streptomyces canus genome encodes:
- a CDS encoding GNAT family N-acetyltransferase; its protein translation is MNADTAPTTAAEPRDAAGRPPVRAATAADAEAITRMRSEYVLSSPLTEDWVRQCTDELAPRLTPEGDARAFVLDAPDGTMAACALGLIHPVLPAPAYPRGRAGRVQMVATHPNHRRRGYARAVVSTLLDHLADVEDVTLFELHTSPEAAPLYRELGFSGNPALMRMTRHRPPAVGAPGEQPVPTWVPPQQYADALPRAAAFVCLYVTDEDDRPLQLHSVYSPGHPWHMIGGAMDLGERPWDAVMRECREETGLTAAGPPRLLATVYGQPRAQRPYSTLQLIFDGGRLTDAQIRGLTLNPREHDEARVLPLAEWEALMPARDFARLRAVEKARRTGVAAYVDTWGNA